Genomic window (Acinonyx jubatus isolate Ajub_Pintada_27869175 chromosome B1, VMU_Ajub_asm_v1.0, whole genome shotgun sequence):
TccccactgatttaaaaaaatgtgtaaaagagGAGTGCCTGCccactgagtggctcagtcggttaagcttctgactcttgatttcagctcagatcatgatctagaggttcatgagttcgagccccatatcaggttctgcaataacagcatggagcctgtttgggacttgctctctctctgcccctctcctgctctctctctgtctcaaaataaataaataaaatgaactttaaaaaaatgggtgaaagatatgaatagacatttctccaaggaagacatgcaAATGACCCATAAGTACATGCAAAGATGTCCCACataattagtcattagggaaatgcaagtcaaaatcacATTGAGATACGGCTTCATATCCAATAGGtggctaaaaaacaaaagacaataacAAGTTGGTAGAATTATGGTACAGGAATGTAGAATGTATGTGGAATGcatggaactctcatacattgctggtaggattgtaaaatggtatagtcatgttggaagacagtttgatagTTATTCAAAATGCTGAGCCTAAGGTTAGCCTAAAATtgccccagcaattccactgctaggccagaataggcaaatccacagaaacagaaagtatagTAGTGGTTTCCtggggcaggaagaaggaggTGCATGGAAAGTGATTCTTAATGCTTATGTGGTTTCTTGTTGGAGTGATTAAAATGTTCTGAAAGTAGATAGTAGTACTGATTGCACAaatctatgaatatactaaaaagtaTAAATTGTGCACTTTATACATTAATGTATTGTATACTTTCGTAAAATTTGGTTAGTATATCAAACCTCCTTCAGGTGGGCACCTTTGTGTGACTAGCACCATGAATGCctaataaacatgtatttcataTGGCAAAAAAGGCATTTGGGCAGTGTTGTGATAGTAAACAActggctggagggggtgggagtaGCCCTTGATTTGCAGCATTTGCCAATgtccatggtgtaaatattcctaCTATGCCAACTTCAAGCTACTAGTGTGACATCACTGAACTTGAAGCTGAGAAGAGATAGGCACAATTGATTCTCAATGGGAAGGAGAAAGTGTGAAGTGGCTCTGGCAACCACTAGCTATTGATAATGTAAGTTTAATAGGTACATGGAAAGAATAATAGATAGAGAATCAGaaatacagggcgcctgggtgactcagttaagtgtccgtctttggctcaggtcacgatcttacggttcatgggctctgtgttgacagtgcagaacctgcttgggattctctctctctccctctatctctctgccactcccccacttgcatattttctctctctctctctctctctctctctctctctctctcaaaataaataaaaaaactttatataaacaAAGAATCAGAAATGCACTGTTGCAACATGTACCTCCTGAAAGACTGTTGGGAACTTCTCAAACTTCTGATTTAGACACTGATCTTTAGACGTAATGCAGTATATTGAACTCTTGCTTGTTAGGATGATCAATAATGAACTCTTCACAGAAGAGCGAAAAGCAAagttacataaatttaaaaatatcacgcATTGCTATGaaaaacacccaaaaataaatacatttttgaggAAATACAAGTTATGGATCaatttttacaaaagtaaaggggaaaatataataaacaataacaatgacTTAGTTTCAAAAACTATCAATACATGGTTAATCTGTACTGATAATGCTCTTTTTTTTCACCTATACTACCATCCATTTTCCTCCTCCTGATTATTTTGCAAATTCCAGACATCATACTTCGTCTATAATGTTTTATTATGTGTCTCTAAAAgagctctatttttttaagattttatttttaagtgatctctacacccaacatggacctcaaacttacaaccccgagatcaagagtcacatgctccactgactgagccagccaggcacctcaaagAACTCTATTTTTAACATAGCCACAGTAGCCTACCgtacagaaaatattaatataaatttcttaatatcatAAAAAATCCAGTTAGTGTTCAGAATTTCCCATTGTCTTATAATTTTTGACAGTTTGTTCAAATAAGGATTCAAATAAAGTGTATAAACTGTGATTGGTTCCATGGAATTTTTTTACAAAGGCTTTTTGTGCtcaaagaattctgaaaaactttttttttgtactaaaaatttcaaattaatatacAAGAGTATATTGGCTTCAACAATATAGCACATGGCCACATTCACTACCCCTACTACCAGAAGTTTTTCAGTCAAATCCTAAACCTCTTATCATTTCATCTATAAATCATCACTgtgcatctttaaaatataaaaatatcttaaagtttaacaaaaaccacaaaactatTGTCATGtcttaaaaaatatcaatatttctTTGATATTATTAAATACCCAgttagtgttatttttttccaactttcccccaaattttttaGCAGTTGGTTTATTCAAGTCAACATCCAAATAAGGTTTACATATTAAATTAGCTTGTTGTCTCTTAAGTCTCTTTTTATATATaggtctttttcatcttttttttaagaaacatgatAGTTTGTCCTATAgagttttgtatattttagattttgctgTTTATATCCTTGTGGTATTATTATATTTGATCTGATTcaggttaggtttttttttcccccaaaataccTGAGGTAGTGATGTGTGTTCCTATTATATCTCAACAAGAGGCACAAATGTCTggctatttctctttttgtgataTTAAGATTAATCAGTGGTTCAGGTTAATTAATTAGATGGTCAgtttaagtattcttttttttttaatgtttatttatttatttttcagagagagaaagagcatgtgcatgaacagaggaagggcagaaggaggaacacagagaaacccaagcaggctctgcactgtcagcacagagcctgatgcagggctcgaaatcatgacctgtgagatcatgacctgagccgaaatcaagggtcagaaaattaactgactgagccatccaggtgctctggTCAGCTTCAGCATTCTATCAGCTTTTTATGTAAGGGTGTTAACAACCATTGATAATCACTGCCTATATCCATTATTTCACTGGAGGTTGCAAAAGGGTAATATTCTAAcactatcatttcttttttatttttttagctgaAATTTTTTAGCTGAAATTTTCTCTATAGAGATAATCTTTCTTTTACCAGTGATTTATTCCAAGGTATAGTTAATTTGGTAAAAATAGGATAAATGCTTGATTCtttctaattatttaatattttcatgatggGCTAGTTCCCTGGCATTTTTCAAAGGCAAccaaagaagttaaaaactttttattattatttatttattatttatttattatttatttattatttattattatttattatttattattaggaGCATATGAACTTTAATACATTTGATATGTTGTAATCCAAATTATTTAGCTTTTTGATCTCAAATTGATCAAAAAATGACAAATCTGTGGGTCAGTGGTCAAGTTGGATCctaagtttttcttccttccttccttcctttcttccttccttccatccctccttccttcctacctttttcttccttcctacattttctttctttctttctttctttctttctttctttctttctttctttctttctttctttccttcgaGAGcaagtgagccagggagaggagcagagggagagatagaatcttaggcaggctccacgctcagcacagagcttgactgtGGGACCAATTCTACACCactaggatcatgacttgagccaagtcaagagtttgacactcaactgattgagccaccttggtgccccaCTCCTAAGTTCTTTTAGTATGATTTTTGATAACTTTGGTGTAATAAGATGTTCCTGCTCATCTTGCACTTTTCCTGTTCCAAACTTGCAAGGAACCCTGGTTCCTGTTAGTGGGAAATGATTTTCAGAGACCATAATCTAGGTGTTTGGGGTGCTCATTGACATTGAGTTGGTTATTGCTTCTAAGCCTTTTCAGTGgtctacagatttttttaatgtgcaatgggtggggaggggaaatcTGAGCAATAAGATTTAGTCTGAATAGAATAGGTGGAAATTAGAGATATGTCATCTTTCTACCATGTAccatcattttgtctttttaaagatgcctgaaatctatttttttattaagaaattttttaatgtttatttattattgagagacagtgagacagaacatgagcatgggaggggcagagagaggaggagacacagaatccgacgcaggctccaggctctgagctgtcagcacagagcccgacgtggggctcgaactcacgagctgtgagatcatgacctgagccaaagtcggtcgcccaaccgactgagccacccaggcaccccaagatgcatgaaatctttaaaaaaatcttaattagcTTTAATGTTTCAGATTTATTTGGACttgaaaaatgaattagaaattatgaaattacTTAGCCgaccttaatattttttaaaaatgtttatttttttaatatatgaaatttattgtcaaattggtttccatacaatgtttatttatttttgagagagagcaagcaagtgggggaggggcagagagagagggagacaagatctgaagcaggctctgtgctaacagcagggaacctgatgtggggctcgaactcacaagcctcgagatcatgacccgagctgaagttggatacttaactgactgagccacccaggcaaccctgacccttaaaattttaaaccactTACAATAAACTTCGTGGATAGcaatttttctattaaaacatttttaagttattatagAAGCAAGCTCTTCTGCTGTTAAGCCTCAGGCCACTTCTTAGCCTCAGACTAGCTAACTGTGCTCtcctttccctattttttttttttttttacattccccAGGGATTCATTtgactgtaattttctttttaaaggcctTCTTCCAAGTACTGAGTGGAAAGAGGAATGAGAGAgtcttttggaaatattttatatcttgctCTGGGTGGCAGTTATGTGAGTGTtcacatatgtaaaaattcaaattgtatacttagatttttttttaacatttatttatttttgagagagagagatagaaagcaagtgggggaagggcagagagagaaggagacacagaatcctaagcaggttccaagctctgagctgtcagcacagagcccgatgtgagtctcaaatccacaaaccgggagatcatgagccaaaattggatgctcaactgactgagccacccaagcgccccacctaggttttttttttttttaatttttattttttttttgtttttctctagagTTCTATTCTATTCTTGTATTCAAAAAATCTTCCCTGTTTATGTTCAAAATAAACAACTATATCGTTACTTCCTGTGTTTTACTTCAATTGCAGTATACTTGGAATATAGATGTACTTGGAAAAGTCAAGAGTACATCAAAACTACTACAAGAGTTTTGAAAATTACAGTTAATGTTTCAGAAGAAATCTGCTCAGGTTTTCAGCTTCTTTATCTTTccattaaaagatgaaaaaaggcCATCCTAGCCATGCTTCTTCACATTTAATCAGATTCTTCAATATTTATGCATATAAGCTTTGGAATAAATCAGTCTCAACCAGGAACAGTTTGTGTTAGAAAAAACTAGAGTAAAAGCTAACATTCAATTTTCCATGTTTGGAATGTCTGAGAAAGCATTTTTTGActattaaaaaagtttatttaacaaaaaagttCAATATGAAAATGCATGACCTGATTTTTATATTGTAGTAAAACTGGTGCTATGAAGGGGACACGTGGAAGCAGTTGGTTTCTTCTGGTGAACACACCCATTGTTTATACTCGTTCCAAGGCTTCTAACATGATGATACTTTTTCCTCGAATTACCACCATTCCAATATTGTTCTGTTGCCCACTGGTTGCCATCTCCACACATTCATCTATTACAAGATTCATAAAGGGATCGAACCCCCGCAATATTCCTTGGACATGTCTGCCACCATTTAATTTCAATGATAATTTCTTGTCCATAAATTTTTTCAACTCGGGAGGGTGAGCTTTGCTCATGATGCTTACTCGGCGAGCTCAAAGATGCCTCCAAACGGAATTCGTGGAGTCCTTCACGCTCCCTACCTAGGTTTTTAATATGGATTcccagttatcccagcaccagCACTCCACACAGTGATTTGCTTTCAGGAGGCACTCAGTTTATTTGAACTGAACCATGATGCAATTCAAGTCTCAGCATAAGGACTTGACCTTCTATAAGTGCTTGATAGGGAtttgttattgttgatagtgagGACTACTCGTATATTCGGAACCATCTTCTGGGCCAAAAAAACATTTTGCCTAGAAGTTAGGTACATAATGATTAACTAAAATTACAGTTACTCCAAATGAGtactttctcattttgttcttgagtttttttgtttgtttgtttgtttttaaggataTTCCGTAAATAATTTAATGGGAGATAAAATATATAACCACTTCTGCCAACTATAGTCATGTCATAATggcaattaaattttatattaaacatcATTCAATATCATAGGACAATGACATTTTTCCTGAGATTTTTACCTCAAAATGGAAGATTTGGTCAGGAAATGGAACATGTCTTCTCTTACAATGGGTCAGTTTCCCTACTTTGGTGTTATCATCAAAATATTGGTTGCAGATAACTATGCTGTAATGTCTCTCACTTAACTTCCACCTAtccagttcttttttgtttttaagtttattttttttttgaaaaggttttttttttttttttaagaacaagcaggggaggggtagagagacagaggggacacagaatccaaagcaagctccaggctctgagctgtcagcacagagcctgacgtggggctcgaactcacggaagcaacttcatgacctgagctggagtcagatgcccaaccgactgagccacccaggcgccctaagtttatttttgagagggagaaagggagcctgggggaggggcagaaagagacagagagagagaaagaattctaggcaggctccatactgtcagtgcagagacagacttgaggctcaatcccacaaactgtgagatcatgacctgagtcaaaatcaagaattggacgcttaatgaactgagccacccaggcacccctccttttctttAAGTGAGCTTGCCCATGCCTCCTGCTCCAAGAGTTTGCTCACACATAATATTGCTCTTCAGTCCCTAGCCAATTGGACCAGGAGTAGATTATGCTGGGCTAATTGGTTTTTCTCTCCTCAGAATTTGGAATTGAATTTCTTTAGATTGCTTGAGCTGGAGATAATACATAGCCTGTGTGGGTATGCATTGCATGTGCATTTGTACAGGTGTGGTGATGGGGCAGTTGTCTAGGGCCCTGCTATACCATGTGGTAAAACTTGACTCTTGAGAAACTTGCCATTCTGAACAGTAGAAATACACACTGCCCCATTACTCAGCTGACACTCCCTTCTCTCAGCTTTACCCACtttctcatgtctttttttaaattttaaaaattgtatttagtatttatttttaagtaaactctatgccctatgtgggacttgaactcatgaccttgagatcaagacatgcatgttctactgactgagccagccaggcacccctctcatgtatctttttccttttttttttaatgtttatttgcttatttattttgagagagagtgcaagtaggtgcggggcagagagagagggagtgagagaatcccaagcaggctctattcCAATGTGGGGCccatctcacaaccgtgagatcacgacctgagccgataccaagagtcagatgctcaaccaactgaaccactcaggtgcccctcatgtctCTTCTTCTATTCCCTAGCAGTATCAGGTGACTGGCTTAGCAAGTTTTAGACCAGAGGCAATCACTGATTCTCAACTTATTGAAGCATGTATTGAAGCATGTTCAGAGGGTTCAAACACTCTTACTTTTTGAATGATTCTTTTGGTAACTCCCTTCCTGGTCTTGAGGAAGGAGGAAATTCTCTACCCTCCCTCACAATGTAAGGAGAGATAATACCCTCTCTTTAGAATACTGTATTCCCTCCAAAATACAACTTTTATTGTTTCTGTCTTCTCTTAtgtgagagagggggaaatggtgGTGGTAGTGCGAATTTTCTCAACTAGTACCTCTCACTAGacccagtgggggagggatagactCCAAAAGCTGATGCTTCCTCAAACACAGAATGGGATGTGGGagggtaatcttttttttttttttttaagtgatctctacacccaatgtggggcttgaattcatgaccttatgatcaagagtcccatgctccactgaccagccaggtgtcccaggggAGGGTAGTCTTTAGTACCATGTATTCTTAGCTGTGGGCTCAAAAACAGGACCCTATTTCACCTAAAATGAAATAATCCCTGACACAGACAATGAATTGAGTTGGATTccttctaaattctgtttcatacAATTAAAGCAGAAGTGCAACATTTGTGGTAGAGACTTGCAAATACGTGTATAAGACTAATATTACAAATCATTCAgaattggttgttttttttaattctctggttCATTACTATTTACAGggcattttaatatatattatgtcatttaattaaaTGCCCAGGATGTTGCTGACCCATAATCCTATGGGATTGAGACCATGAACATTCCAGACCATCCCTGATATCCCAGTTTACTTTCCTATGATCTTTCCTTCTCAAGGCACACAGCCTCCTTCCCAGAGCCACAGGATTTCTAGTCATAGCTGATCCTAGACTAAAGCCTAGTTCAGGAAAGGAACATCTTTTCACCTATTTTAATCTCCTATTAATTTGACATTTAGGTTCTTAAAAAGCACAATTTCATTTGGAATGCACTTCAGGATTTTTGTACCATCTGCATGTCTACCTTTATCTTTGTTACATATAAgaagagtacattttaaaatttaaagtgcaTAGTATAATGTTGATTTTCACTAGCAAGGGAAAGTTAAATAGGTGGCCATGGAAGGGGCCCAGTGGAATTCCTGCACTTCTTGACTCTTCcctgattctgtttctttctctttataatttttataatctttgcTAGTGTGGCATTTTGGAATATGGCTGAAGCTAAAAGTCTGTGGATTTAGTTAGACAAAGAGATAATAGCCAGGAATAGAAAGAGGCACTTACAATCCTCCTGTAATGGTTGGGGTCCCTTCAAGATTTATAATTCTACATAACACATTAGGAGAAAGAATATCCCATTAGCAGAAGATGCTATCTTTTACAATTTAAAGAGGCTGAAATACTTTTGTGACTGAAATATTTAACTCCAGTTAGGTGGAGATTGgggaataaaaacagacatagcTAAATAACTGTCAGAACTCAATaatttttagtttgctttttttaaattttttattttgagagagagaggagagggagagagaaaaatcccaagcaggctccaggctgatagtttggagcctgacatgaagcttgatctcacaaatcatgaaatcatgatctgagccaaaatcaggagtcaaatgctcagccgactgaaccacacagatTCTCCTCtagttttatttatgtgtatatgtttaatGTGTTCCAGAGAATGAAATAagtaatatcttttatttttttaagattttatttttaaggaatctctacacccagtgtgtgACTTGAATCCGCAACCCCAAGATtgagaattgcatgctctaccaactaagccagccagatgcccctaagcAATATCttctaaaaggaagaaatgtgagGGGATTCtatcccccaccccttctctgtctctctcccacttgctctctttctctctctctctctctctctgtatgtccctcaaaataaaaacccatttttttttaaaggaagaaatgtaaAAGGGCAAAGGGCAACCATACTGAAGCTATCACACTGCTTCTCCACACTTATTAAACATTATCCACACTTACTTAAACATTATCTGCAACGTTAGAGGACAAATAGTTTACCTTTAATTTTCTTCACCCtaaatgcctttctttttcaaatttctacTCAAGAAACTTTGATTTTTCCTTCATCAGATCCCCTTCTTCCATATCTATtacacaaaaatttgaaaaaccattctagaaattttatgttaattttattactttctaaaaaattagcaaatagattactattaattattatatagaaaaaaatgaacatacaaaATCTTGTTTGATTCTctttgcagtttttttcttttttgagagagagagagagcaagagagcatgtgtgcacacaagcaggggaggggcagagggagagagagaatcttaagcaggctccatgccccacACAGGGTCCAAggtggggggcttgatcccacaatctgagccgaaatcaagagtcagacgcttaactgactgagccatccaggcactcctcccTTTGCAGTTTTAAATTACGAAGATACAACTCATGTTCTCTATCTGAGGAAATAGCATGATAGTAATGAAACAGCAAACTCTTCAAAATATGAGTAATTTGATTTATTCTGATGACTATAAAAGTGAATAGACTTTCTCAAGATCTAATTCTCTTGAATTTAAGTTGTATAAAACCGTCTTCAACTGGCTAACATTAAGGTTTTACACTTGAGTAATAAAACAGCTCTAATGTGAATTTGCAGTGCCTCATTAACTTCCAAAAAACTGTAGAAGCATTGTTGACCAAAATAAATCCCAAGTAAATTAAGagtttacatataaaaaataattgagaatttagaagaaattataaataaatattcattaaatgtttggatctgtattttctttgtagGCCACATGATTTTCATATTCATAAATGTGCCCCTACTGACCAACACACAGtaggtatttattcaacaaacatctgcTGAACTGAATATAACCTAggcttagaagaaaaaaaaccttaaaggaaACTAggaaatattttactaaattttaaaaatttaatttctgcccattaaaaattatagttaCTAAAAAGCAACTGTAAAACATCAGAAGCAAATATGGTAAAGAGTAGAgatctttattaaatatttcatacaaattgctaaaacataaaaatataaacctctctgaacttcaagTTATCTAAGGCATTTTAACAGTTTGTAAACTGTTTTAATAGATTCAAAACCTTTACATCTGAGATAAAACCTCAGTCTCAAACACTGGAATGAATGGATTAATCTTAAGAACAAAGCCCAATACTCTCAGAAtactaatattaaaaaacatagtaaatctttttttagtgtttatttattttgagagagagagagagagcacaaggaggggaggggcaaggagagagagaatcccaagcagacgcagggctcaaacccataaatcatgagatcatgacctgagctgtagtcaagggtcagatgcttaactgacttagccacccaggcaccccaaaacacgATAATTCTTAATATGCTTAGTTCAGACTGTAGTTCAACtgctgatatatttttaaaatctcaaacgTGATATGATCAGGAATGATCTCATTTCCTAACACAACCgtctttactttttaatattcccTTTTTTAGTATTAATATTCTTTACCCAGGTGTAATTATAATGTGCATGTTGTGTCATTTTCCCCTTTAACAATAAATAGGTTCCTAAGCATTTTCCCATATGCTGTATGGCAGtcataattaaaaattcattaaagaggggcacccaggtggctcagttggttaagcatctgactcttgattttggctcaggtcacaatctcacagttcgagacatcaagtcctatgtcaggctctgcactgacagtgtggagcctgcttaagattctctctctccctctctctctgcccctacctcactcatgctctctctctctctctctcaaaataaataaataaacttaaaaaattaattaatgacttcaacactgtactggaagtcctagccaaagcTGTTAGgctagaaaagtaaataaaaggcatccaaattggaaaggaagtaaaattatctctgtttgtagatgatataatcttatatgtagaaaaccctgaagattccacaaaaaacctgttagaactaataaattcagcaaagttgcaggatacaaaatcaccactcaaaaatcagttgcattcctatatactaacaatgaacaactggaaagaaaaattaagaaaacaattccatttataatagcatcaaaaatgtttaggaataaacttaattaaggaagtgaaaaactaatacactgaaaactagaaaacattgctgaaagaaattaaagaaaaaaataaatgaaaatacatctatcccatgttcatggattggaagattttatattattaagatgtcagtaCTATCTAAAGTGATCTACATATCAACACACTCCATGTCAAAAtctcaatgacatttttttcagaaatagaaaaatcgtgcctaaaattcatatggaatctcaagggaccctgaatagtcaaaacaatcttaaaataagaagaaggggcacctgggtggctcagttggttgagtgtccaactttgggtcaggtcatgatctcgtggtctgtgggtttgagccctgcatcaggctctgtgctgacagctcagagcctggagcctgtttcagattctgtgtctccctctgtctgcccctcccccattcattctctgtctctctctctctctctgtgtcaaaaataaataaactttaaaaaaaataagaagaaaaaagttgaaggTCTCACATTTCTGGATTTCAAAACCTACTCTAGAGCCATAGTAATTGTaaccaaaacagtgtggtactggcataaaaacagatacacacacacacacgtgataGTATTctatcccagaaataaacattcacGTATATGGTcagatgatttttgacaagagtaTCCAgatcattcaatggggaaagaacaatCTCATCAACAAATGGTGCTCAGAAAAATAGATATCCAAATACAGAGGAATGAAGTAGAACCTTATCTTACACTATATAGAAACATCAGCTGAAAATTGATCAAAGATTTAAATTGAGTAGCTAAAACTATTTAtataactcttagaagaaaaccaggtagaggca
Coding sequences:
- the LOC106985069 gene encoding small nuclear ribonucleoprotein G-like — its product is MSKAHPPELKKFMDKKLSLKLNGGRHVQGILRGFDPFMNLVIDECVEMATSGQQNNIGMVVIRGKSIIMLEALERV